A genome region from Meleagris gallopavo isolate NT-WF06-2002-E0010 breed Aviagen turkey brand Nicholas breeding stock chromosome 9, Turkey_5.1, whole genome shotgun sequence includes the following:
- the CAPN6 gene encoding calpain-6, translated as MSSSVQLFRDQKYHELKRQCIQQRRLFKDPEFPASDESLFYQKAPRGKVEWKRPKDLCQDPYLFVNGISSHDLNQGSLGNCWFVAACSCLALRKTLWQQVIPDFQEQEWDPKTPEKYAGIFRFRFWCFGIWTEVVIDDLLPTIDGTLIYCHSNVENEFWSALLEKAYAKLAGSYEALDGGSAADAIVDFTGAVAESIDLVQGKYSETISEQMKLFEDLLKVHKRGGLISCFIASSSGRANEVEAKTGLVAGHAYSVTAIRKLHLGESLTFSFNTEKLFMVRLRNPWGNREWNGAWSDNSEEWKKVSNSERKRLGLTVENDGEFWMTFEDWCKNFTDVDICRIVNTSYFSIHKTWETKMMHGAWEKNSDPLLNRSGGCFDNIETFLQNPQYIFDVKKTEDKVLISLQQEDRRRSKKVGKGDNIIIGFEIFKVEGNRSYRLHKLTVQERVATSPYINTRNVFLKKILKQGRYILIPTTYLPGITTKFMLRLFTDVPSKLRELMADKPEMTCWSLLCGYPCRITQIKIHSAEGLQEQDGSSGADPYVLIKCENQKVRSPVQHNTTSAIFNTQVIFYRKNIDSPIIVQVWNSNILCDQFLGQALLAASPSDPREQQTLQLRGRGSQEAQEVPGHITVKVFSSDDLVEL; from the exons GATCTCTGTCAAGACCCTTATCTGTTTGTGAATGGAATCAGCTCTCATGACTTGAATCAAGGCAGCCTGGGGAACTGCTGGTTTGTGGCTGCATGCTCCTGTTTGGCACTGAGGAAGACGCTCTGGCAGCAG GTGATTCCAGACTTTCAAGAACAAGAATGGGACCCTAAAACACCAGAGAAATATGCTGGAATTTTCCGTTTCCGTTTTTGGTGCTTTGGAATATGGACAGAGGTGGTTATTGATGATCTGCTGCCAACAATTGATGGGACATTGATCTACTGCCATTCCAATGTGGAAAATGAATTCTGGAGCGCATTATTGGAGAAGGCTTATGCAAA GTTGGCTGGATCTTATGAAGCCCTGGAtggaggcagtgctgcagatgcaATAGTGGATTTTACTGGAGCAGTGGCAGAATCTATTGATTTGGTACAGGGAAAATACAGTGAGACTATTTCAGAGCAGATGAAGCTGTTTGAAGATTTGCTGAAAGTGCATAAAAGAGGCGGGCTGATCAGCTGTTTTATCGCG TCTTCCTCTGGAAGAGCCAATGAGGTGGAGGCAAAGACAGGTCTCGTTGCTGGTCATGCCTACTCAGTGACTGCAATTCGGAAGCTGCACCTTGGAGAAAGTCTGACGTTCTCTTTTAACACAGAAAAGCTCTTCATGGTCAGGCTGAGGAATCCCTGGGGAAATAGAGAGTGGAATGGTGCCTGGAGTGACAA ttctGAAGAGTGGAAGAAAGTCAGCAATTCGGAGCGTAAGCGTCTGGGACTCACTGTTGAGAATGATGGAGAGTTCTG GATGACCTTTGAGGACTGGTGTAAGAATTTCACTGATGTGGACATCTGCCGGATTGTAAATACGTCCTACTTCAGTATCCACAAGACCTGGGAGACAAAAATGATGCATGGGGCTTGGGAAAAGAATTCAGACCCCCTGCTAAATCGCTCTGGCGGATGCTTTGATAACATAGAGACCTTCCTTCAGAATCCCCAG TACATCTTTGATGTTAAGAAGACAGAAGACAAAGTGTTGATCTCGTTACAACAGGAGGATCGGCGCAGGAGCAAAAAAGTAGGGAAAGGAGACAACATCATCATTGGTTTTGAAATCTTCAAG GTAGAAGGTAACAGAAGCTATCGACTACACAAGCTGACTGTGCAGGAGAGAGTAGCCACATCTCCATACATCAATACACGCAATGTGTTCTTGAAGAAGATCCTTAAGCAAGGCCGTTACATCCTTATCCCAACTACATATCTTCCTGGCATCACTACAAAGTTTATGCTGAGACTCTTCACTGATGTGCCATCAAAGCTCAG AGAGCTGATGGCAGATAAGCCTGAAATGACATGTTGGAGTCTTCTTTGTGGCTATCCATGCAGAATCACCCAAATCAAAATCCACTCTGCAGAAGGCTTACAGGAGCAAGATGGATCAAGTG GAGCAGATCCCTATGTGCTTATCAAGTGTGAGAACCAGAAAGTGCGCTCCCCTGTACAACACAATACTACCAGTGCGATTTTCAACACACAAGTCATTTTCTACAGGAAGAACATCGACAGTCCCATCATTGTCCAG GTCTGGAACAGCAACATCTTGTGTGACCAGTTCCTTGGACAGGCGCTGCTGGCAGCCTCACCCAGTGACCCCAGAGAACAGCAGACTCTGCAACTTCGAGGGAGAGGCAGCCAAGAAGCTCAGGAGGTGCCAGGTCACATCACCGTCAAGGTTTTTTCCAGTGATGACCTCGTAGAGCTATGA